Within the Medicago truncatula cultivar Jemalong A17 chromosome 4, MtrunA17r5.0-ANR, whole genome shotgun sequence genome, the region ATTTTCACCAACCTTCTTTGAAACAATTTGTTCATTGACTTCCCCTACCTGCTCCCTATTACAATTCCTTTGAGATTCCACTGATAGAAACTTGGAAAGAGCAAGATTGATCTTAGCAGCAGCAGAAGAATCAAGAGACACTGATCTTCTTGGCTGCATATTTACCATCTCTAAACCTGAACTCCCATCTTCACAGACCCTTCTTCCATTTTCCTCAACCTCTTCCCCTGGTTCCTCTTCTCCATTTCTCAACTGAGAAACAACACTATCTCCATTTCCAtcactattttcaaaaacttcaATCTGAGAACTTTCCACAAAAACATTAGGCTCCATAGATGGAATCCTCAAAGGGTCAACAACAATAGGAGCCCTACACATAGGACAGTTAATGTGTGATCTAAGCCAAGTATCAATACAAGGTAAATGAAAAGCATGGTTACACTTTGGCAAAAGTCTAAGattctcatcttcttcaaactCACTCAAACAAACAGAACAATCTGATCCATCAATCAAGCCTTCATCTTTCTTATACTTAACAACAGTGATTGCATTAATAATTGATTGTTGAAGACCAGGAGTTCGAATATACCATATAGGGTGGTCCACAACAGAACCATCATCATGTTCCTCACCAACAACAAAACCTTGTTCTGTTTGTTGCCTTGTTAACAAGGCTCTTCTTCTTGACCTGTTCCTACGGGAGAAAAACTTGACATAGAATGCATAGCAGCAAAGAACAAGGAAAATAGCTGCTA harbors:
- the LOC11411830 gene encoding RING-H2 finger protein ATL54 — protein: MGLHHRKLLSESECERICDEDCTTATSSNCVNCLKFCNSYNPPPTPSDHTKHKTTTYLIISFSIVAAIFLVLCCYAFYVKFFSRRNRSRRRALLTRQQTEQGFVVGEEHDDGSVVDHPIWYIRTPGLQQSIINAITVVKYKKDEGLIDGSDCSVCLSEFEEDENLRLLPKCNHAFHLPCIDTWLRSHINCPMCRAPIVVDPLRIPSMEPNVFVESSQIEVFENSDGNGDSVVSQLRNGEEEPGEEVEENGRRVCEDGSSGLEMVNMQPRRSVSLDSSAAAKINLALSKFLSVESQRNCNREQVGEVNEQIVSKKVGENGNMVNMHSAPCSMNRSRSFNGKHLLSLYSSSQKKKNAPPRSF